The following coding sequences lie in one Myxococcales bacterium genomic window:
- a CDS encoding histidine phosphatase family protein: MRILLVRHGESFGNVDPTVHARVADHAIPLSEAGRQQVREAGRRIDRYYAELYGTPGSCPHVRLWVSPYLRTRETADGIAEVAGRWIRDRREHVLMCEQQFGVFDGVPDEELPVRFPNEFAHYDRCCRFEGKFWARMPLGESRFDVAQRVHQAFGTFHRDAEDHDIHDLIVICHGVTLRAFIMMWCHLSPEWFDDEPNPANAAIRQLEDGIDRGYLFEGFPRGAS; encoded by the coding sequence ATGCGCATCCTGCTGGTTCGTCACGGCGAGTCGTTCGGCAACGTCGACCCCACCGTTCACGCCCGGGTTGCGGATCACGCCATCCCGCTCAGCGAGGCGGGCCGGCAGCAGGTGCGCGAGGCGGGCCGGCGAATCGACCGCTATTACGCGGAGCTCTACGGCACCCCGGGCTCTTGCCCACACGTTCGGTTGTGGGTCAGCCCGTACCTGCGCACCCGGGAGACCGCGGATGGAATTGCGGAGGTCGCCGGGCGCTGGATCCGCGATCGTCGCGAGCACGTGCTGATGTGTGAGCAGCAGTTTGGTGTGTTCGACGGTGTACCGGACGAAGAGCTGCCGGTGCGCTTCCCGAACGAGTTTGCGCACTACGACCGCTGTTGTCGCTTCGAGGGGAAATTCTGGGCGCGCATGCCGCTGGGGGAGAGCCGCTTCGACGTCGCGCAGCGTGTTCACCAGGCGTTCGGCACGTTCCACCGGGACGCCGAGGACCACGACATCCACGACCTGATCGTGATCTGCCACGGCGTGACCCTGCGGGCGTTCATCATGATGTGGTGTCACCTCTCGCCGGAGTGGTTCGACGACGAACCGAACCCGGCGAACGCAGCGATCCGCCAGCTCGAGGACGGCATCGATCGCGGCTACCTGTTCGAAGGGTTTCCGCGCGGAGCGTCGTAG
- a CDS encoding right-handed parallel beta-helix repeat-containing protein, which produces MMSPRSAAGSATRFLVASASACAVVLGAGAALAANTSTLGSVEVYPNLTTFGVYADVAGDDNTNAKLWVEYRETGAANFTKGHALMKIAAGRYAGAVFFLAPGKGYDVRVVLDDADNAAKANKDQTASTRANEPAAASGATLWVDAAAGSDTNPGTTSSPLKTIQAGVNKAVAGDSVRVKPGVYRETVTPPKGGSAGKPLWIIADGPGVILDGSDATLEKPTWTNESGDLYSTPFAGPSQYIAADDVRLYDYPSLAELQSAAAGLPGGFFIGSGKLYLRLPDGGDPSTKTLHVAVRDTGFLLDTIGYVVVEGFELRYLGKTQGGVAVDVRDTHHAWVRKNQAHHMNTGFRVRRSLASENVIENNTFRDTSVWTWPWAASKAHTPEASAITIQNGRGNVVRGNQLEGSFNGIDAGEFGTTDENIAKDTDVYGNSMKQHADDGLEPEGACVNVRFWHNVVQGSLNAISVAPIEVGPTWFVRNLVTDYRAHVLKLNNGSKGWILVYHTTGVPMAGVVDAQAAAPTLAFGPFVSRNNIYEGHRYVIESGLSSVNAGVDLDFDALYTDDPARFVKWMNVKYDTIATLKASNTIEINGFQVKPSYENPGAADYDLTAGHALLDKGTSIDGINTGFVVGAGPDVGAFERGGVSPLDDATPSGGGGGVAGGGGSSGSAGAGASAGAGGAGVGGAGTGGAGNAAGTGGSATGGGAGKSDGGDDGGCGCRSAGRRTGSELGWLGLGMFFWARRSRRRGYDAPRGNPSNR; this is translated from the coding sequence ATGATGTCCCCTCGATCTGCCGCGGGTTCTGCCACGCGTTTCCTGGTCGCTTCTGCCAGCGCTTGCGCCGTCGTTCTTGGAGCCGGCGCGGCGCTGGCCGCCAACACCTCGACACTCGGCAGCGTGGAGGTCTACCCGAACTTGACGACCTTCGGTGTCTACGCGGACGTCGCCGGTGACGACAACACCAACGCAAAACTCTGGGTCGAGTACCGGGAGACGGGGGCGGCTAACTTCACCAAGGGTCACGCGCTGATGAAGATCGCCGCGGGGCGCTACGCCGGCGCGGTGTTCTTTCTCGCGCCGGGCAAGGGCTACGACGTACGGGTCGTCTTGGACGACGCCGACAACGCCGCCAAAGCGAACAAGGATCAGACCGCGTCCACGCGCGCGAACGAACCGGCGGCGGCGAGCGGTGCGACGCTCTGGGTCGATGCTGCCGCGGGCAGCGACACGAACCCCGGCACGACCAGCTCACCCTTGAAGACCATTCAAGCGGGTGTGAACAAGGCCGTTGCTGGTGACAGCGTGCGGGTGAAACCCGGGGTCTATCGCGAGACGGTGACACCGCCCAAGGGCGGCAGCGCCGGCAAGCCGCTCTGGATCATCGCGGACGGGCCCGGTGTGATCCTCGACGGCTCGGACGCGACACTGGAGAAACCGACCTGGACGAACGAGAGCGGCGATCTGTACTCGACGCCGTTTGCCGGGCCGAGTCAGTACATTGCCGCGGACGACGTGCGTTTGTACGACTACCCGAGCTTGGCAGAGTTGCAGAGCGCTGCCGCCGGCTTGCCCGGAGGGTTCTTCATCGGCAGCGGCAAACTCTACCTGCGCCTGCCCGATGGCGGAGACCCGTCCACGAAGACGTTGCACGTCGCCGTGCGAGACACTGGCTTTCTGCTCGACACCATCGGCTACGTCGTCGTCGAGGGTTTCGAGCTGCGTTACTTGGGCAAGACCCAGGGTGGCGTCGCGGTCGACGTGCGGGACACCCACCACGCATGGGTGCGCAAGAACCAGGCGCATCACATGAACACCGGCTTCCGCGTACGGCGCTCGCTGGCGAGCGAGAACGTCATCGAGAACAACACCTTTCGCGACACCAGCGTCTGGACCTGGCCGTGGGCCGCGAGCAAGGCCCACACCCCGGAGGCCAGCGCGATCACGATCCAGAACGGCCGTGGCAACGTGGTGCGGGGAAACCAGCTCGAAGGGTCGTTCAACGGCATCGACGCCGGGGAGTTCGGGACCACCGACGAGAACATCGCCAAGGACACCGACGTCTACGGCAACAGCATGAAGCAGCACGCGGACGACGGACTCGAGCCGGAGGGAGCGTGTGTGAACGTGCGATTCTGGCACAACGTCGTGCAAGGCTCGCTGAACGCCATCAGCGTGGCGCCGATCGAGGTCGGCCCGACCTGGTTCGTGCGCAACCTGGTCACGGACTACAGAGCCCACGTGCTCAAGCTCAACAACGGCAGCAAAGGCTGGATCTTGGTCTACCACACCACGGGCGTGCCGATGGCCGGCGTGGTGGACGCGCAGGCGGCGGCGCCGACGCTGGCGTTCGGTCCCTTCGTGTCGCGTAACAACATCTACGAAGGGCACCGCTACGTGATCGAGAGCGGGCTCTCGAGCGTCAACGCCGGCGTCGACCTCGACTTCGACGCGCTCTACACCGACGACCCCGCGCGCTTCGTGAAGTGGATGAACGTGAAGTACGACACGATCGCGACCCTCAAGGCCTCGAACACCATCGAGATCAACGGTTTCCAGGTGAAACCGAGCTACGAGAACCCGGGCGCAGCCGACTACGATCTGACGGCGGGACACGCGCTGCTCGACAAAGGCACGAGCATCGACGGCATCAACACTGGCTTTGTCGTTGGAGCGGGGCCCGACGTGGGTGCCTTCGAGCGCGGGGGCGTGTCACCCCTCGACGATGCAACGCCGAGCGGTGGGGGTGGCGGCGTCGCGGGAGGCGGCGGTTCGTCGGGCAGCGCGGGCGCCGGCGCGAGCGCCGGCGCCGGAGGCGCAGGGGTCGGCGGCGCCGGAACGGGTGGCGCGGGCAATGCGGCGGGAACCGGAGGCTCGGCCACCGGCGGAGGCGCGGGTAAGAGCGACGGCGGCGATGACGGTGGTTGTGGATGCCGCAGCGCGGGGCGAAGGACGGGCTCCGAGCTTGGCTGGCTGGGGCTTGGGATGTTCTTCTGGGCGCGACGCTCGCGTCGACGCGGCTACGACGCTCCGCGCGGAAACCCTTCGAACAGGTAG
- a CDS encoding radical SAM protein has protein sequence MSLSNARVLLVGRRLPHNENLGLAYLRAALQRKDVQVTTCYLNDATDLARAAHTIVTTAPDVVGLSLADGGSSMLPLALGEAVRRAGYAGHITSGGQFATLAREWLLSRNDWLDSVVRFAGETPIVEIVERVTSGRPVHDLAGVTTRSGDGPPSAVLDTTPMQLFPVRDELPDVLGFPAAHLAASRGCRGRCQYCGPAALHTLERQEGIRAGVASRVLTSAGVGGVRRRELEDVSDEMAALWHERGVRYFYFVDEHILPYEEPEALEYLELWRAALARRNVGAFGVGAMLRADRLTPAIARKFAEFGLVRAFVGLELATEEEGHRFGRRAPGPAELSLLDDFARAGVVTVSNLMLVHPYSTVASIGAGLDLLERIDSGVFEATRMMVYHGTRLMRSMADEGRLLGNPLRYGYTFDDPAIERFAEIFTRLRGEAFWNYSLAYRTHDAFLAFALARRLVPERVSEALPERLQRARLGVNRVYVSAHRQALALAIAGGGFVECGALIRALRPEVHALEQELDEVDTLLLRAAPSRTRMFAPMRSAAASAIGFVLAACGGETTSNAPSKDAGADVGGSGGASGGSGGSVSGGSGGVGGTNACTAADVDAAKQEVVDFLGAKQSCFSGELSFSSAPGAHYQLYAGGYPSIRFCDPAAEAALAKQAEQAVLGLLAGQIPACIKGDGPFSTNVYVSSSDGQKMADAIAKAACGPGPFGEQVKIVLDSNGKVLKVDASPTYAALAACIEKALTGLTFPCRASFEVCPEYVIAE, from the coding sequence ATGTCGCTCTCGAATGCCCGCGTCCTCCTGGTCGGCCGCCGTCTGCCGCACAACGAAAACCTGGGGCTGGCTTACCTGCGCGCGGCACTTCAGCGAAAGGACGTACAGGTCACTACCTGTTACCTGAACGACGCGACGGACCTCGCCCGCGCGGCTCACACCATCGTCACGACGGCGCCGGACGTCGTGGGGCTCTCGCTCGCAGACGGCGGTTCGTCGATGCTGCCACTCGCGTTGGGCGAAGCCGTGCGACGCGCCGGCTACGCCGGGCACATCACCAGCGGCGGGCAGTTCGCGACGCTGGCGCGTGAGTGGCTTCTCTCACGCAACGACTGGCTCGACAGCGTCGTGCGCTTCGCCGGGGAGACGCCCATCGTGGAGATCGTCGAGCGAGTCACCAGCGGGCGCCCGGTGCACGACCTCGCCGGGGTCACCACGCGCTCCGGGGACGGTCCGCCCAGCGCCGTGCTCGATACGACACCCATGCAGCTCTTCCCCGTACGCGACGAGCTGCCCGACGTGCTCGGTTTCCCGGCGGCCCACCTGGCGGCCTCGCGCGGCTGCCGCGGGCGCTGTCAGTACTGCGGACCCGCCGCGCTCCACACGCTCGAGCGCCAGGAGGGAATTCGCGCAGGCGTCGCCTCCCGGGTCCTCACCAGCGCGGGGGTCGGCGGCGTGCGACGGCGCGAGCTCGAAGACGTGTCCGACGAGATGGCCGCGCTGTGGCACGAGCGCGGCGTGCGCTACTTCTACTTCGTCGACGAGCACATCTTGCCCTACGAGGAGCCCGAGGCGCTCGAGTACCTCGAGCTGTGGCGCGCCGCGCTCGCTCGACGCAACGTCGGTGCGTTCGGCGTTGGTGCGATGCTGCGTGCAGACCGACTCACGCCGGCCATCGCCCGGAAATTTGCCGAATTTGGCCTGGTCCGGGCCTTCGTTGGCCTCGAGCTCGCCACCGAAGAGGAAGGCCACAGGTTCGGGCGGCGCGCGCCGGGGCCAGCAGAGCTCTCCTTGCTCGATGACTTCGCTCGGGCAGGCGTCGTGACCGTCAGCAACCTGATGCTCGTCCACCCCTACTCGACCGTGGCCAGCATCGGCGCAGGGCTCGACCTGCTCGAGCGCATCGACAGCGGCGTGTTCGAGGCGACCCGCATGATGGTCTATCACGGCACCCGCTTGATGCGCTCCATGGCCGACGAGGGGCGCTTGCTCGGTAACCCTCTACGGTACGGCTACACGTTCGACGATCCGGCCATCGAGCGCTTCGCGGAGATCTTCACGCGCCTGCGAGGTGAGGCCTTCTGGAACTACAGCCTTGCGTACCGCACGCATGACGCATTCTTGGCCTTCGCGCTGGCACGACGGCTGGTGCCCGAGCGCGTGTCGGAGGCCTTGCCGGAGCGGCTCCAGCGCGCGCGGCTCGGCGTCAACCGTGTGTATGTGTCGGCCCACCGCCAGGCGCTGGCGCTGGCCATCGCGGGGGGAGGTTTCGTCGAGTGCGGTGCGCTGATTCGCGCGCTCCGGCCCGAGGTCCACGCACTCGAGCAGGAGCTCGACGAGGTCGACACCCTACTGCTCCGCGCGGCACCCTCACGAACCCGCATGTTCGCTCCGATGCGCTCCGCTGCGGCCTCGGCCATCGGCTTCGTGCTCGCCGCTTGTGGCGGAGAGACCACGAGCAACGCACCATCGAAGGATGCCGGCGCCGACGTTGGCGGCAGCGGGGGTGCTAGCGGCGGCAGCGGAGGCAGTGTCAGCGGCGGCTCGGGCGGAGTCGGCGGAACCAACGCCTGCACTGCGGCGGACGTCGACGCAGCGAAGCAGGAGGTGGTCGACTTCCTCGGCGCGAAGCAGAGTTGCTTCAGCGGGGAGCTGAGCTTTTCATCGGCGCCGGGCGCTCACTATCAACTGTACGCGGGCGGCTACCCGAGCATCCGTTTCTGCGACCCGGCGGCGGAGGCCGCGCTGGCCAAACAGGCCGAACAAGCTGTGCTCGGGCTGCTCGCCGGACAGATCCCAGCTTGCATCAAGGGGGACGGCCCGTTCTCGACGAACGTCTACGTCTCGTCCTCGGATGGACAGAAGATGGCCGACGCCATCGCCAAGGCCGCGTGTGGTCCAGGGCCCTTCGGCGAACAGGTGAAGATTGTGCTCGATTCGAACGGCAAGGTCTTGAAGGTCGACGCCAGCCCGACCTACGCGGCGCTGGCCGCGTGCATCGAGAAGGCGCTGACGGGCTTGACGTTTCCCTGCCGGGCGAGCTTCGAGGTATGTCCGGAGTATGTCATCGCCGAGTGA
- a CDS encoding NADPH:quinone oxidoreductase family protein: MPTGHRVVVSELGETPVEAINEHVHVEPQPAPDSATLAASDVLVSVKSASVGWVDLLMTSGQYQHLPSPPYTPGLEYAGVVVWKGDDVGAHIGVGDRVLADGFLTGPRSLGEHQRWGGWASWAVAPGQALHPIPGALDFDGACNLLGNYETAYHCLITRGRLQAGETLLVHGASGATGLAAVQVAKLVGATVIATGRSPTKLEVVASHGADHVIMTKSEDGGLRSFKDEVKALTSGRGVDVVYDGVGGEISGESLRCMAFGGRFLVVGWAATPFVARGKGGRGAPNANTLPTNLIMMKGLDVLGCPTVISSVKDPSLRPPRLKQILDWAEAGKLRPHVSHRFPLTAITDAMRAKWSGEVAGGCVIHP, from the coding sequence TTGCCCACTGGACACCGCGTCGTGGTCTCGGAGCTGGGGGAGACCCCGGTCGAAGCCATCAACGAACACGTCCACGTCGAGCCGCAGCCCGCGCCCGACAGCGCGACGCTGGCAGCCAGCGACGTGTTGGTCTCGGTCAAGAGCGCGTCCGTTGGTTGGGTCGATCTCTTGATGACCAGCGGCCAGTATCAACACCTGCCCAGCCCGCCGTACACGCCGGGCCTCGAGTACGCCGGCGTCGTGGTGTGGAAGGGAGACGACGTGGGCGCTCACATCGGCGTGGGTGATCGGGTGCTCGCCGACGGTTTCCTGACGGGCCCTCGATCCCTCGGCGAGCACCAACGCTGGGGTGGCTGGGCGTCGTGGGCCGTTGCCCCGGGCCAGGCCCTGCACCCGATCCCCGGCGCGCTCGATTTCGACGGGGCATGCAATCTGCTCGGCAACTACGAGACCGCGTACCACTGCCTGATCACCCGCGGGCGCCTGCAGGCGGGTGAGACGTTGCTGGTGCACGGCGCCTCGGGCGCGACGGGGCTGGCTGCCGTTCAGGTCGCGAAGCTCGTCGGTGCGACGGTGATCGCAACCGGCCGCTCGCCGACCAAGCTCGAGGTGGTCGCGAGCCATGGCGCCGACCACGTCATCATGACGAAGTCGGAAGACGGTGGGCTCCGTTCGTTCAAGGACGAGGTCAAGGCGCTGACGTCGGGTCGTGGCGTCGACGTGGTCTACGACGGAGTCGGAGGTGAGATCTCCGGCGAGAGCCTGCGGTGCATGGCCTTCGGCGGGCGTTTTCTCGTCGTCGGGTGGGCGGCCACTCCGTTCGTTGCGAGGGGCAAGGGGGGCCGCGGCGCACCCAACGCCAACACGCTCCCGACGAACCTGATCATGATGAAGGGGCTCGACGTGCTCGGTTGCCCCACCGTGATCTCCAGCGTCAAGGATCCCTCGCTCCGCCCGCCGCGTCTGAAGCAGATCCTGGATTGGGCGGAGGCCGGCAAGCTCCGCCCCCACGTCTCGCATCGCTTCCCACTGACCGCGATCACCGACGCCATGCGCGCCAAGTGGTCGGGCGAGGTCGCGGGCGGGTGTGTGATTCACCCTTGA
- a CDS encoding M23 family metallopeptidase — MAGALTKALDGHMSLDELKRGDVVRVVAQEVTVLGEFSRYAGIEALEIRRGDDKEHPFRLYFHRGTAERGYYDEKGRSPYEGGWRKPVKDAPITSRFNPKRMHPVLKKIMPHTGTDFGAPTGAEVGASSYGTISFIGPAGPSGNLVKVEHPGGIETGYAHLSRFAAGLKVGDKVKRLQLVGYVGSTGRSTGPHLHFTAKKNGEFIDAETLNLDGMRVIGKDERDVFAKVRKDYDEMLDAIPLPAPLAEKATAAASAAEGSAEPSPPDEEFATGGPGPGASAAPTETTPTKSPEPAAQKGGNPVFLTDKDLQKAQGATDEGEVDE, encoded by the coding sequence ATGGCCGGCGCGCTCACCAAGGCGCTCGACGGGCACATGAGCCTGGACGAGCTGAAGCGCGGCGACGTCGTGCGGGTGGTTGCGCAAGAGGTCACGGTGCTCGGCGAGTTCTCTCGCTACGCCGGGATCGAGGCCCTGGAAATCCGCCGGGGCGACGACAAGGAGCACCCCTTCCGCCTGTACTTCCACCGCGGGACGGCTGAGCGGGGTTATTACGACGAGAAGGGCCGGTCCCCGTACGAGGGGGGCTGGCGCAAACCCGTGAAGGATGCGCCCATCACCTCGCGCTTCAACCCGAAGCGAATGCATCCGGTGTTGAAGAAGATCATGCCCCACACTGGGACTGACTTCGGAGCACCCACGGGCGCGGAGGTCGGTGCGTCGTCGTATGGAACCATCAGCTTCATCGGTCCGGCTGGGCCGAGCGGCAACCTGGTGAAGGTCGAACACCCGGGGGGTATCGAGACGGGCTACGCGCACCTCTCGCGCTTTGCTGCGGGCCTCAAGGTCGGCGACAAGGTCAAGCGACTGCAGCTCGTCGGCTACGTCGGGTCGACGGGGCGCTCGACGGGGCCGCACCTGCATTTCACCGCCAAGAAGAACGGTGAGTTCATCGATGCCGAGACGCTGAACCTCGACGGCATGCGGGTGATCGGCAAAGACGAGCGCGATGTCTTTGCGAAGGTGAGAAAAGACTACGACGAAATGCTGGACGCCATCCCGTTGCCGGCGCCGCTAGCGGAGAAGGCAACTGCGGCGGCGAGTGCGGCCGAAGGCAGCGCGGAGCCGAGCCCGCCGGACGAAGAGTTTGCCACCGGTGGTCCAGGTCCGGGCGCAAGCGCAGCGCCCACCGAGACGACGCCGACGAAGTCTCCGGAGCCTGCGGCGCAAAAGGGCGGCAATCCGGTGTTCTTGACCGACAAAGATCTGCAGAAGGCGCAAGGCGCGACCGACGAGGGCGAAGTCGACGAGTGA